The DNA segment AAAAATTTAATCATcaaattaataaatgaaaacataatgATAGAAATAATtctggaaataaaaaacaagtttTGGTGAAAGTGGATTGTAGCAGTCATTTGGGACTGGCTGCTCTATGAAGACTTGATTACATCCAGCTTTGATTTAAATGGTTGCTTTTTAACAGCTAAACAATCTTGGAAAAGGAAACactttgtttcattcatttattttttttaaatctttttaataATGTTTCTAAAGAAACACTAAAGacattattaaataaattcaggTGTTAGACATCTACAACCCACTGAGCAAAGTGACCTCGGAGTGACTTTTATCTGCCATTTCTGTAACACCAGATGAGGTCTTTCAAGTTGTGGACCTAGTTTGGATATATAGATGTTCAGAATTGGTCATGGACTGATGGACCCAGTATAGACATGATCTGCACGTCTATCCCATGTCCAATGTTTAGTGGGTAGGTGACTTAAGGTTCACCTGTCGAGTCATCTGAGGTCTGGATCAAATCTTCTTCTCCTGTGTTTTGGGTATTGTGAAGGTCATAAAAAAAGCAAGAGCTAGCGTAACAAGTATAACACTAACTGTTAAACAAAAGTCCAGTCCAGAGGATACATCCTCGTTCCCTTTGCCTTTCCTGTGTCCTcctgtctgacctgcaggtgagaaacaggtgtgaggtgtcagttgtcaggtaggtgatgagtgaagaacagaacagaatccatttcctcttctaAATGACTCACCTGGAGGAACAACTCTCAGGTAGACGGTGCTGATATACTCAAAAATGCTTTTCCTGCCATTTGTTCCTCTCTGGACCACGTAACACTGAAATGTTCCAGTGTCATCACTCGTCACATGCTTCAGAGTCAAAGACGTGTCTCcgtccttcatctgtctgtcctgcagatccacccggttcaCAAACGATGGAAGCTGGTTGAATGAAATAAACTGCTCACCCCGGTACATGAGAACATGTCCTTCCTGCAGGTCAAGTCTGAACCACTCCACAGCTCTGATGGGCATGCTGATGTTTGGAGTTTGACATGGCAGAGACACGTTCTGTCCAGACTCagctttgatgattttcccatcTGAAACAGGGGAAAACCTTATTAGTTCACAGACAGAGAGCCCGCAGAGCTCAGCTGAACTAAAAAGTCTTTTTAATCTGAGATATGGTGAGAGATAGAAGT comes from the Maylandia zebra isolate NMK-2024a unplaced genomic scaffold, Mzebra_GT3a scaffold02, whole genome shotgun sequence genome and includes:
- the LOC143415674 gene encoding uncharacterized protein LOC143415674, which translates into the protein MPAGKSSSLCQILLSVCLLFSSTDGKIIKAESGQNVSLPCQTPNISMPIRAVEWFRLDLQEGHVLMYRGEQFISFNQLPSFVNRVDLQDRQMKDGDTSLTLKHVTSDDTGTFQCYVVQRGTNGRKSIFEYISTVYLRVVPPGQTGGHRKGKGNEDVSSGLDFCLTVSVILVTLALAFFMTFTIPKTQEKKI